One Aegilops tauschii subsp. strangulata cultivar AL8/78 chromosome 7, Aet v6.0, whole genome shotgun sequence genomic window carries:
- the LOC109778879 gene encoding bidirectional sugar transporter SWEET6a-like: MVSADAARNVVGIIGNVISFGLFLSPTPVFWRIIKAKDVEEFKPDPYLATLLNCMLWVFYGLPIVHPNSILVVTINGIGLVIEGSYLIIFFLYSTNNKRLKMIGVLAAEAAFMVAVVLGVLLGAHTHEKRSMIVGILCVIFGTIMYASPLTIMGKVIKTKSVEYMPFTLSLVNFLNGCCWLAYALIKFDLYVTIPNGLGAFFGLMQLILYGCYYKRTPKEEKSVELPTSNPAGAGNVSVTVDR, from the exons ATGGTGTCCGCCGACGCAGCTCGCAACGTCGTCGGTATCATCGGGAATGTCATCTCCTTCGGCCTCTTCCTCTCCCCTAC GCCGGTTTTCTGGCGGATCAtcaaggccaaggacgtggaggAGTTCAAGCCGGACCCCTACCTGGCGACGCTGCTCAACTGCATGCTCTGGGTCTTCTACGGCCTCCCCATCGTCCACCCCAACAGCATCCTCGTCGTCACCATCAACGGGATCGGGCTCGTCATCGAGGGCTCCTAcctcatcatcttcttcctctacTCCACCAACAACAAGCGG CTGAAGATGATAGGCGTGCTCGCCGCCGAGGCGGCGTTCATGGTGGCCGTCGTGCTCGGCGTGCTCCTCGGTGCCCACACCCACGAGAAGCGCTCCATGATCGTCGGCATCCTCTGCGTCATCTTCGGAACCATCATGTATGCCTCCCCGCTCACCATCATG GGTAAGGTGATCAAGACCAAGAGTGTGGAGTACATGCCATTCACCCTGTCGCTGGTTAACTTCCTCAACGGCTGCTGCTGGTTGGCCTACGCGCTCATCAAGTTCGACCTCTACGTCACG atCCCCAATGGCCTCGGCGCTTTCTTCGGCCTCATGCAGCTCATCCTCTACGGCTGCTACTACAAGAGAACCCCCAAGGAGGAGAAGAGCGTCGAGCTGCCCACCAGCAACCCCGCTGGAGCCGGCAACGTCTCGGTCACCGTGGACAGATAA